The Pyxidicoccus sp. MSG2 DNA segment AAGGCCCCCACCCTCGCGCAGGCGAAGGCAGGGGCCTCGGGAACTTCATGGCCTCACGGCCTCACGGGTGCGGAGCGTTGGCCGGCGCTGGAGTGCCCTCCTGGCTCGGCGTGGGTGGAGGCAGGCTCTCCGGCGCCGGCGTTCCGGACGGGGGAGCTTGCGGCTTCGGAGCCTCGGGCTTCGGCTCCGTGCCCTCGGGCACCGCGATGCGCCCCTGGGCCGCGTCGCGGAGGAAGGGCAGCACCACCTCGTTGAAGCGCGCGGGGCAGTCGAGCTGCACGGTGTGGCCGCAGCCCTTCAGCGGCACCAGCTTCGCGCCCGGAATGCGCGACGCGCCGTACTCCATGATGTCGCGCGTCTCGCCGCCGTGGAGGAACGGGTTGGGGATGAGCCGGTCATCCGTGCCGTAGACGATGAGCGTGGGCACGGTGATGTGGTGGAGGCTGTCGCGCACGAAGTCGTTGTGCGCCAGGCCCTTCACCGTGCGCACGTTGGCGTAGGCGTACGCGTCGAACTCGGGCGACTTCGCCACCCGGACGCGCTCCTCGACCAGCCACTCCAGCTCCGGCCGCCAGTTCATGAAGTTGCCCTGGCGCACGCTGCCCCAGATGGCGGACTCCGGCGCGCCCTTGATGAACTCCGTGCTCATCACCCGCTCGAACCAGGCCTTCTCCTTCCAGGAGAACTTCTCGAAGCCCGCGGGCGACACCAGCACCAGCGCGCTCAGGCGCTCCGGGTAGCGGATGGCGTAGGAGAGCGACGTCTGCCCGCCCATGGAGTGCCCGGCCAGAATCGGCTTCTCCACGCGCAGCGCGTCCGCCACCTCGAGCACCACGTCGGCCATGGCCTCCATGGTGTACGGGAAGGTGCCCGGCTTGTCGGACTTGCCGAAGCCCGGCAGGTCCACCGCGACGACGTGGTAGCCCTGCTGGTGGAAGGCGTCGAGCTGCGAGCGCCAGAACTTCAGGTACGAGCCCAGGCCGTGGACGAAGATGACCGTCTTCGCGTCCGGCGAAGCGCCGGGCATGTCCACGTAGGCCACTTCGGGCACGGTGGGCATGCCGTACTGCGCGGCGGTGCGCGGCAGCGGCATCCGCTGCACGGGCCAGGGCTGCTTCGTGCCCTCGGCGGTGTAGTCCAGGTCCTGGAAGGAGATGGCGGACTGGCCGGCGAACGAGCGCACGCAGCCAGCGGAGGACAACCCCGCCGCGAGGAGCAGGGCGGTGAAGGCGCGGGAGGTGCTCATGGTCAGAACGCGTACCAGGTGAAGGTGGTGAAGGCCGCCCACGGGTTGCTCCGCACGGTGGGAGCACCGTCGTAGAAGCTGCCGCGGATGAGGTAGCCGGCGTGCAGGCCGGCCGTCATGAGATAGCGGATGTGGTAGCGCAGCTCCGCGTTCACCTCGGTGCCGATGAAGCGCCCGCGCCGCACCTCCGGGTTCCACCGCGTGGGCGTGGCGCCCGTGTTGGCGATGCCCGTGCCCACCTTGAGGTTGAGCTTGTTGGGGACGATGTCCCACGCCGCCGTGGCCATGCCGGCGCGCAGGCCGTAGCCCTGGTTGGAGATGTCCGACACCGCGCCCGTGTAG contains these protein-coding regions:
- a CDS encoding alpha/beta fold hydrolase; the protein is MSTSRAFTALLLAAGLSSAGCVRSFAGQSAISFQDLDYTAEGTKQPWPVQRMPLPRTAAQYGMPTVPEVAYVDMPGASPDAKTVIFVHGLGSYLKFWRSQLDAFHQQGYHVVAVDLPGFGKSDKPGTFPYTMEAMADVVLEVADALRVEKPILAGHSMGGQTSLSYAIRYPERLSALVLVSPAGFEKFSWKEKAWFERVMSTEFIKGAPESAIWGSVRQGNFMNWRPELEWLVEERVRVAKSPEFDAYAYANVRTVKGLAHNDFVRDSLHHITVPTLIVYGTDDRLIPNPFLHGGETRDIMEYGASRIPGAKLVPLKGCGHTVQLDCPARFNEVVLPFLRDAAQGRIAVPEGTEPKPEAPKPQAPPSGTPAPESLPPPTPSQEGTPAPANAPHP